The following coding sequences lie in one Arachis hypogaea cultivar Tifrunner chromosome 4, arahy.Tifrunner.gnm2.J5K5, whole genome shotgun sequence genomic window:
- the LOC112797261 gene encoding uncharacterized protein: MGLLHTNLVMFFLLLCFEPLHTTAADSSLPSGAKALDATLQHYAHNALVKPKTGTIYNAQLPSNLNGIKVSALRLRSGSLRRKGYPNYNEFEIPKGIIERPYVERLVLVYQNLGNLDLSRKYYPLENYTYLAPILGLLAYNGSDLSTRNLPELDDVKAYGDPVLIKFRNVKPVPSGAVAKCVWFDLKGTSNFTNVTGEGNTCSTSQQGHFAIVVESPSAPSPAPAPAGGGGGGGKKSHKKVWIIVGSVLGGLALLVVLLLLVLWIQKYKEKKKMQQMERAAEVGEALNMTSIGDTMAPSATVTRTQPSLEHEYAP; this comes from the coding sequence ATGGGGCTTCTTCATACAAATCTAGttatgttttttcttcttctatgctTTGAACCACTTCACACTACTGCTGCTGATTCTTCTTTACCAAGTGGAGCAAAGGCCCTTGATGCAACTCTTCAGCATTATGCACACAATGCTTTGGTGAAGCCAAAAACAGGTACAATTTACAATGCTCAGCTTCCTTCAAATTTGAATGGGATTAAGGTTTCAGCATTGAGATTAAGGAGTGGAAGTTTAAGGAGAAAAGGGTATCCTAATTACAATGAGTTTGAGATCCCCAAAGGAATCATTGAGAGGCCTTATGTAGAAAGGTTGGTTTTGGTGTACCAAAATTTGGGGAATTTAGATTTGTCCAGAAAGTATTATCCATTGGAAAATTACACATATCTGGCTCCAATTTTGGGACTTTTAGCTTATAATGGTTCAGATTTATCAACCAGGAATCTACCAGAACTAGATGATGTCAAAGCATATGGTGACCCTGTATTGATCAAGTTCCGAAATGTGAAGCCGGTTCCTAGTGGCGCCGTTGCGAAATGTGTGTGGTTTGATTTAAAGGGTACTTCCAATTTCACCAATGTAACAGGAGAAGGCAACACATGTTCTACTTCCCAACAAGGGCATTTTGCCATTGTGGTTGAATCACCTTCGGCTCCATCGCCAGCTCCTGCGCCagcaggaggaggaggaggaggagggaagaagagtCACAAGAAGGTGTGGATCATTGTTGGTTCTGTGTTGGGAGGTCTTGCATTGTTGGTGGTGTTGTTATTGTTAGTTTTGTGGATtcaaaagtacaaagaaaagaagaaaatgcaACAAATGGAAAGGGCTGCAGAGGTAGGAGAAGCTCTTAACATGACTTCCATTGGAGATACAATGGCACCTTCTGCAACAGTTACAAGAACACAACCATCCCTTGAACATGAATATGCACCCTGA